A segment of the Bacillota bacterium genome:
CGGTGTTGTTTGAATGGGAAGCAGCAGAAGAAGCAAGCTACTACAATTTGAGGGTTGAACGGGTTAGCGACAGCACGATAATTTTCGATGAAGATGTTGGTGATGTTACAGCCTATGCAGTTAATTTTCCGGCAGATGAAAGTGCCGGGTACCGCTGGCAGGTAACAGCCGGAAATGCCGGAGGTTTGGGGAACCCTTCGGTTTGGCGTTCTTTTATAATCGACAATCTGCCACCTGAAGTTGACCTGGAAAGTCTGGTGGTAGCGCCCGTGATTGTGGCTGAAGGAGAGAGTCTGGAAATCTCAGTCGATGCTGTTGAAGATTTTTCGGGGGTTGCAGTTGTTCAGGTACGTTTCAGTTCGCCATCAGGAAAAGCATTTAAAGAGATGACCTGGGAAAGCGATACACCAGGTCATCTGGAAGTTACAGTTTCGGAAAGTTTATATATAGAATCCGGTGATGAAGAAGGCCGCTGGCTCCTGGAATGGATTTATGCAGAAGACCATGTGGGCAACCAGGTATACTTATACCGAAATGATATTGTCGATCCGGAAATGTATGATTTTTATCTGGGATATGATTTTTCACTGACACTCGGAACAGGCTGGTCAATGCTGTCGCTGCCACGTTTTGCGGAAGTGATTGACTTCAATAAGGATGATGTTGAACTCTGGCTGACCTATGGGGCAGGGGCATGGGAGAGCGGTAACCGGGATCAATTGATCGCAGCGCTCAATAACCCAGCAAGGGCGGTTTTCATCAAAGCATTCCATCCGCTTGAAATAAGGGTGATCTGGGCTGAACTTACACCACAGGTTAGCTTCGCATCATACGAGTTGAAACCCGGTTGGAATATTATCGGATCGGGGATCCAGGCTGATTATTCAGCCTTACTGGCCGATGTAAGTTTTAATGGTACAGGAGGGATAAGTCAGATCCATGCCCCGAATATATATAACAGCAGAAAAACGATAGAATTTCACCTGCCCTGGACTAACACCTTGATCAGTCTTGTGACTGACAGCTCGTCTTACAGAGAAGAGATGTATCCTTTCGACGGATACTGGGTTTATCTGCGCGGCGAATCACGAACCTATACAACCCCAATTGATGGTATAATTCCTTAATTAACCTTCTGCAATTTCCCTTAACATCATGATATAATTAGGTAACCTTGCTAAGGGAAATTCCAAT
Coding sequences within it:
- a CDS encoding matrixin family metalloprotease, with the protein product ESYNTLGKATYWHYQYQTDIIEADIVFNSSRSWSTAVPTPSGYIDLETVALHEFGHWLNLGHSDNQAAVMYYMYQGIRRSLHTDDIAGVLYIYGSAPCTVSIPTQPDGPAEGTVGIEYSYLTGGSVCSCGQPVQYRLRWKEQGDSTWTSSSWSSSSTLTLSFSEEGSYTLEAEARCSDTLETSDYSTPLTISISIPEPGEVILISPAEGVILSGDSVLFEWEAAEEASYYNLRVERVSDSTIIFDEDVGDVTAYAVNFPADESAGYRWQVTAGNAGGLGNPSVWRSFIIDNLPPEVDLESLVVAPVIVAEGESLEISVDAVEDFSGVAVVQVRFSSPSGKAFKEMTWESDTPGHLEVTVSESLYIESGDEEGRWLLEWIYAEDHVGNQVYLYRNDIVDPEMYDFYLGYDFSLTLGTGWSMLSLPRFAEVIDFNKDDVELWLTYGAGAWESGNRDQLIAALNNPARAVFIKAFHPLEIRVIWAELTPQVSFASYELKPGWNIIGSGIQADYSALLADVSFNGTGGISQIHAPNIYNSRKTIEFHLPWTNTLISLVTDSSSYREEMYPFDGYWVYLRGESRTYTTPIDGIIP